cctcAAACAATGTGTTTCATAATCTCCTGCTTTCTAAACCTGTGCTTACTATCCCTAAACAAATTATAATTTAGTGTTCACCTATTGTCTTTGCTTAATGCGTTTTAATCTTCTCTGCACTGAAATTCAATTTTCTTGGTTCTTGCCTTTTCAAGAACATTTGTTCTAAAGCTAACTTATGCTTCTTCAGCACCCTGAATTCTAAACAGTGCAGGGTCATGGGTGTGATATGAatgttaagggggaaaaaaatgactCGCTTAAAACACCCAGAGGGAGAGcttgagtgagtgagtgagtgagtagTATCACCAACTACCAGGTTCTACAGCCTAAGATCTGCTTCTGTAGTGATCAAAAGAGAATGTTTGTAATCCAGGGCATGGAAGTGGAGCCATTCAAAGGGGCTAGCTCTGTGTAGCGTGTGGCTTTGGGAAGAGCCTGGGACTTAAATTTGTGACCAAAAGAGATCCAATCAGTAAGTAAATCCCCGTTTAATCTACAGACAGTCAGTGCCAGCTGTAGCACAATTAAAGTCAGCTGCTcacagaaagacacacacacactttaccaaAACAAAGCGACTCCCTTTAGCAAGAGAGATATGCATTGTATTGCCATCAGCTAAGTTCAGTTGCTGACTGTGATGTAATTTAACTAAGCAAAGAGAGGTGCAGCATTCATTAGAACTTGTATGCAGGAGCACACTAGCTGATAGGATCGTAAATTGCTTGGCCCTTTAGAAACCACCCTTGCTGTCTGTCCCCAGTTTCTGGCCAGAGATGATGCATAACTGTTGATAGtagggggcacaatttaaagcaGAGGTTTTTAAGCtgaggtccccctcccccccccacactccaagttacaatttttggttggGCCCTCCACCACCCACCCAGACAAAAATAGGCGAgtgaggggtggaggtggcactccctccctgagccctgccatacgggactgaagcctgagctgcTGCTTTCCCCCTGAATGGTCTTCTGTGCCCCCATAGGGGGCATGCCCCATAGTTTGAAAACTTCTGATGTAAAGGTTCTGGTGGTATGCAGTGGGGTTCAGGGCAGTGCATAAAAACCCTGGTAGAAATTGGCGGGGGGTGGATGGACATGACCCCATGTCCCCTGCACCAGGCATTCCCTCTCTTTCTGTCCATTTATAAAATAGAATTACAGACTGCCTCTGTCCGGTCTGTGCTGTCTGTGTAGCTGCTACTTGACCATCTCAGAGTTTccacaggtgcagagagaatacacATGAAGTTGAATGCACACAAATGGCACACAGTTCAAGGCCTATATAAAAATGTGGCTTATCCTCCAAATCACACAAATGTCATTAAATGTTCAAATCTCAAAATATGGCCACTTTAGATCTGCTGGATTATGTGCAGggaggatttgatttaaatcactaatcaggaagactcaatttaatcatggatttctacataaaagtgcattcttgttggttgttataaccttaatacatattcttcacaactcagagatagatgtagatttcatttttagaaggtacacactatacatctttaaactgatttatttcaaaaacttttcagattagttctacagctatatcagaaaatgaatgaatgtttggttatttcatttaccaaaggtaattgaaacaACTAtttttgaagtcattgggaggtgaacaatctccaattcaacaggttaatcattaatatttggatgattttcttgccatgctgtatcaggaggagaacatcaccagacagacatttaaattgttttattgaactaaaacaacaacattaagtattctggattttttttcttcaacaacaaacatataatattttaacaaaacaagcatatgtcccttgcttctcacatttatcttcaGACTTCTTCTCCAGATCtgttctgcccccaacaatcttctattcgttgaactttttgaaactttgcacttttaaagagaggtaagggattgactgtgtacacaaatttgcagagggacaataggattgaggtctgttatttctcacctctgtatattatttatttaaataatttaacaagcatgttacctctggagacacaaatccacagtttgagaactgcaaaactaagcatttctgatggtatcttctagacggagcactgagtcccattgagtAGAGAGAAAGATTAACCCAAATAATCTATATTCCAGAAgctcctggaaccccataagattgggtccctaatccatgaactattggaacacatttacaaaacttttcttaagcatgacatgactatattgtctcctactatagaattagaatttataatccctattccatgatgagatatttttgagctataatgtgtcttaattaaaactatctttagatagctttttgaggggaaaaaaactttttatcaaaaaaaaatcccatttaaataaaatctcatttaaaaaaaatgatttttatccaccctgattatGTGTAATTGAGGTATGTGTTCAAAATGGGTTTAAATTTAGTTTTATTATTGAAGCAAATTCAATTCTATGATTTGGTGACTCAGTGTAGTGTTCTGGGGCTGCGTGAAGTGCGGCTGCTGTCATTGAGTTGAGGCAACCCTTCTTTTATGCTTTCTGTTTGGACTTCTTTAAGTCTTGCCTCTTTTTCCAAATGTAATTTAAGTTTTCTATTGGCTTTATCACAGTCATCTCCCTTCGCcaacctggtccgctcagacctACTCTCTTCCAGCAGCATTATCCATACACCTCTCTGGAGATATCTACACCGCAGCTAACACCAAGTCTCCCAGCTCAGATAGACAGACTTCTGCTAGCAGAGCCTAaagtagcatgctaaaaatatctTTGTGGATGTTGCAACCCCCAAGGCTTAAGAGCCCAGGCCATGCCACAACATTTAGGTCAATCCAGGTCTGTCTATTCAGGCTGAagcctgctcccagctcctgtgcAGATGTACCCTGTGTGTCTACAGTACATATCCTCATGTGTGGTAGGGATGGTTTTTGCAACTTCCCAGTCAGAGCTCCCTTAATAACTTTTGCTAGACACAAAGCTTAAAACAGAAGAGGAACTTTAATAATCCCCGGGGGGGAATGCATCTTATAAAAACACAATACACAAAACGAAGTTTAGCAGGAACATGAACGTGGACTTGGAAAACATAAAAACAGATATTCCTGTGTGCATATGTGTGTAATGTAAACTTCCCTCAGAACTCAGGAGCAATcctatcattgacttcaatggagtcggTGTTTTACACACGCTATACTGTTAAGACTAACAGCTTCATTGCAGGGATTCTCCAATGACTTTTTCAAAGTACAGAGCTTTCCCTGTTTGAGTTCCTCAACTTTCCTGCTAGCCCACTCTTTCATTCACCCCGTAAGAatcctgtttttctttctcttggcACAGAAATACAGTTTTACAATCCAGATGGTGACATTATAAAGAACTTGAATAAATGATCAGCAAATATTTCTCTATATACAAATAAGCAACTCTAGGAAAGAATTGGTATTGGAAATATCTACGTTATAATACCTTTTGCTAAGGAGGAGATTGCTTAAGATTTCTGAACAATATATTGAGCTTAGCATTAGAATACATTTCTGTTGTTCTACTTTACACCAAGCACTATTTTTGAAACGATACTTTCAGCAGTCAAATGTACTGTGTGAACATGCACTATCAGAGAACAGCACGTGTATCTAAATGAACAACAATTCAAATAAAGGTAATAGTTGCATACTGCTTCAGGCACATGTTTGTATTTACACTTAATCGCCAAGATTTTCCATATAAGGAACCTAAAGTTAGTCTTACAAAGTTGCCAGTTCTTGTTATTTTGTTGCAATATTCCCAatagttggtgtttttcttaaatcacAGCCCCTGAAGCTATGTGATTAAGTAAGAATCTCAACtttcttttttgccttttttttggggggagggtaggGGGTGTTTAAAGTGTGTTTCTAACCCTCATGGAGAAAAAACTGGAAATGTGAACCCTAAGGAATCAAAACCGAGAAGACAAGGCAAGAAACTGAAACATATATACCAAAAAAATTCCATTATTCGTatgggcctgactcatgatttttgaatgcttaagTTTGACAATAGAGTACTTCTGAATAAGTGACCAAAAccaacacccattgaagtcagtggctggtCAGCACTCAGGCTACTTATTTAGGAGCCTACCTTTGGTTCTAACTTTAGcatgtatttttgaaaatcttggtgtaTATGTACATGGGAGCATAGCTGGAGTATGGAACTTCATTATATTGCTAAAAAGTTAGTAGAAAACAGTGTGTAGTGCAATAGAAGCATGTAGTTTTCAAATGATTATAACTTCATTAATAACAATTTTTGTCATATTGGTTAAAGGCACTAGTCCTCATTAAGGCCCCAAGCCAGCCATCTGATTCATGAGGAAAGTCCCTTTTCCTGTGCTAAGCACCATTGAGTTCAAAAGGATTTTGTACAGATATAAAGGGTTTGTGTCAGAGAGTCGAATTTCAGAACTGGGGCCtaagaaaaaacaatttttttggtggTATTTGGTGGTAGCAAACAGAGGCAAGTATCAAAACCTATAATTGTATAGAATCAAGTATATTTAGAAGACCCACGGGATTATTCTAATGCAAAAATACATTAGCAGAGTGTGTTTTACCTCTGGTGTTTTTTTTCTGAACGTCCAAACAGAATTTTACCAAACTTTCTAAATCAATCTTAGGACTGAGAACAAGCAAAAGGAATATTATCTCAAACGTTAACTTCACTGAAATGTTATGAGCAACTGGAGATGCGTGTCAAACGTAATTTTAACGTGGCACGGGAGAGGCTATAAACAGTGAATCTtaatttggaaacatttttctatttttcccATTGCACACCATTTTAGACTTTATTTCATTCTTTGAGGTAAATTTGCTGCCTTGCTGCAAGAATAACTTgtttgagagagaaagaggaaaaagtggCAGTATATGCATTTGAAAAATCTGTCAGAAGCCAAATACAGCAGGCCCTGGTGTCTAACTTATACATCATCTCAAATACATTTGTGAATTTATCCTCATTTTTAATACACACAAATTAAAGACAGGTGAGCATTCAAGGCTGAGCACCTGAGTATCAGTGTGATCACTGAAGACAAATAGTTAGAACAGACTCTAATGGACCCTTTCTTCACTACCCAAAAGCAGCACGTGCTTTGGTATGACGAATCTTTGCTCAAGAGAGGACCAAGACCAGCCTAGAAATACATGTATGTTGTAGACCAACAGTGAAGAGCATTGGCAGAATCATACGGGCCTGGCATTCATTATTCACCATCCTTCATGATAAATACATAGTCCTCTTGGTTAGTTTCATTCATGTTTGAAGTGTGAGTCTCAAACTTTCCTTTGTCTGTAGATGAAGAGGACTCAAGCAAGCCTCCTTCAGGCTGTAAGTGGCTCTTCCTACAATTCACAGTGATGGCGCTAGGGCCTGAAGGTGGAACATAAATACTTCTGGGAGGGATGTAAGTGAGATTAGGTGGCTCTCTGATATATCTGAAACCCTCTGAAGTTGCATGTGTACCAGGCATATCCATTAATAGTCTCTTGTTATCTGAGCCAGTGGTAGGACACGCGGGGCCCCCACTGGCATTACCAAGTAGGTTTGAGGAAGACTGACCAACACTGAAAGTTGCTTTATTTGTTGTCTGAACCCTAGCTGGATATGTATATTTCATCTTGGAGTGATTGCATTCTCTGGAGTCTTTATCACTTGTATTTACATTCATTATACACTCAGGTTGTGCAGTTTCCTCTACTGGATACATAAGCTCTTCATCACTGGCTTCCTGGATTTTTAGTTTGCTAAAAGATAAAGACACTTCACAAACTTTGTCTTCTCTGGTTAAATTACATTCTGTAACAACTGTGTTGCCACGGGACGGGGGCTTCAGCTCCTGGGGTTGATCTGCAGGATTTGTGGGGTTGCCTATGCAATTCATGGCATCACTGATTTTTGCTTCGATGGTTTCTTCAGGGACCTCTTGGGCTCTGTATTTATCAAGGGCATTTCTGCTTTCAGGAGTAGCGTCAGTAAATATTGCAAAGGCTTGTGGGCCGCTTGCACCTGGTGAGAGCGGTTTGGGGCCAACTTCGTTTGCTGTCAACGGTGTTGAGATCACCAAAACGCATTCTTCACTCTGATCGCCTCTTAGCTTCTCTTCGAACGCTTTCTGAGAAGAATTCTCACTGAAGATAGGCTTTTGTCCTATGACAATGTCACTGTATTTGTTCAAGAAGTCTTCGCTATCTGAGCATTTGCCATGAGAGTGTGCTGACTCACTGACTTGCCTTTGGTGTGCTTGAAGCCTGCTAGTGGACTGAGCAGATGGTAACTGAGGCATaggagcagcaggtttaaaatgggATTCATCTTTGATCTTACTATTTCCAGCAGTTTCAAAGGATTTCTCACTCTTTGTTGAGGACTTCTGTTGAGCACTAAGGCATGAGGAAATctcattattttctttgtttcccaGATTTTCAGAGTCCTCTCTCTGGAAGGGTTGACTCTCTCTGTCCTTGTTCTCTTCATGAAACCAATGCATTTGTGCTCTCCTCTGTAGGATGTCCCCCAAATCACTGTGTTGCACTTCGTTTATCATTTCAAGGATGGTTTCACACTCGATTCTTGCAAGAAATATTTCAAATGCAGTCTCTTTTGTTTCCTCCTCATTTATCTTTCTGACAAGTGAATACTCTGTTGCTGTTGTTGCAATGTAACCTATTTTCTCCAGTACTGTTCTTACTATGTTTTCTGGGAGCACTGATTGAACAGAGTAGACAAAATTACCTGTAAatgtctggggggaaaaaaacaaaacattaagatGGGCATTGAGGGAAATCATGCAGGGGAAGGGGCTTTTTAAACAAGTTCATAACTATTTAACTTTTTAACAACTATTTCCCCAAACTTGTGTCACCGAGTTTTGAATTTTGAGGTTTTATACCAGCATTATTGGCAGCCTCCTGAAAATTATTGCTTTGCTCAAGTGCGataacttcagtgaagctatgccaatttccaccagctgaagaTATGGCCCATTACCTCACTAATTGAAAAGgacagtggcagcagcagaagatCTTCGTGGTCAGACTAGGAGAGTAGAAGAACTACCAGCCACCTTTTCTTGTGTTCCATTCAAGAGCAAAatctttttcaatttaaaaaatggaacccCCTTGAACACtgaagctctcccatcgacgcagcgctgtctacatgggggtgggtgggtgttaggttagtataactatgtcgctcaggggtgtggatttttcacagccttgaTCTGGCCTAAAATATGTTCAGACCAAACAAtctgagtagagtggaaaaacAGGCTTGTCTTATGCAAAGGAATATGGATTTGCCCATCTGCCTGAGTCTAACTCTGTAAGCTAGAGACCATGAAAGTGTATTTGCCTCTAAGGTAAACAAAGTAATCAACCCACCAGAAAGAGCTAATTAACAAGAGGACAAAAAGGGGACATGCTCTGCACCCTGCGGAACAAGCAGCAGGGAAGCACTTTGTATGGGGTTACTTTtcaaaaaaatacatttcaaagattTTCTGAGTTATAAGGAAGGGGAAAAAGACATTGCGGTTATCCATCCCTTAAGGGACAAAAGGGCCAGCACTTCTGGAATCTGTGAAAGGTGTATTTTGCAGCCAGGTGGATTGAGGACACAGAGAACTGACTGTGAGTGAGAAATTGCCTTATACCAGGCTTGTAATATGTTAAGTTTTAGACACCAGAAAGTGTAATTTATTTATGGTTTACCTGTACCAATTTTTAGTTTCTATTGTCTCTGCTtactatcacttaaatctctgttctttagcaataaacttatttttggttTTACCATAAagtcatctcagtgctgtgtgttaCAGTAAAGCCTGGGTCCTCAGCAAAACTAACAAGCTGTTGTGTgtactgtctctttggaggcagcaaactttGGTAATTTCGGAGACTCTGCAGTGATAGGGGCAGGGTACTGCAGAGGAACTTGCAGAGGGTTTACTGAATGTTCCCTGCAAGTCCAGGTTAAGACTGGCAGAGTCTTGAGGCATTTGCTGGTAAGGCAGACAGATGGATGTGGTagggagctgacacacagttAAACTCCAGCAAAGccctcttgctgaggcagagggatAACCCAGTGGCTTACAGTTCTGGGTGCTCCGAGAAAGCATCACAGGATGCTCAGCgctttctggaaatcaggcctctTTTAAGTGTgccaagttgggcacccaaaatcagtagttactttggaaaaatcttggtttaaagCCTTACATGTAAACATTATTCATAATCCTTTCCATTACCTGTATCTGCCTGTCTCCTGCCTTCTACTCAGATTGTAAActgcttggggaaggggctggtttttttgtttgttctgccTTTGCATGCTGCCTGGCACAGTGGACTCCAGATTCATGCCTGGGGCTGTGAGGGGCTATGTTAATACAAATCATAATGCCATTGTTGGGTTCATTTAATAGAGTTGTATGAATATACCAGCTTCTCTGTTTCTGGAGCTTCCCTTGGTGTTGGAACACTAGATTTCCCACATGTTCCCCTGAACTTAGTCTAAAGCTATAACAAAGAGCTCCAAGGTGCTGAGGTGGTGACTCAAAATTGTGACAAGTGTTTTGAAGGGCTGTTCAAAGATCATAGTATTAGGTAGCTGTAGTAGTCGCTCTGGTCAAGCAAACTCCTGTGCAACAGGCTTGCAGAGGATACTGTCTGTATCATTTTACTCTGGTCTGCTGCAGGCTCCATATTCCTCAGACTCTTTTGTCCTTCATCAAAAGTTTCCGTTCCCTCAGGGTGGCATTTACCTTTCTCTTTGTTTAGCTTTTCCTTATCTCCTGTCTTTTGATAGTTTGTTATATATTTGCTTGGAGAACAATATGGACAGATGAGCAACAggttatggggggtgggggaggggcatagTCTGTAGGCTGTGTAATTAATCCACAATCAAGGGTGTGACCGTCAAAAAAGACGTGCTAAAAGCCTTTCTGCTTAGCAAAGTTAGGCCAGGCCATCACTGTGGATTCCGCGGTTGACAGTTCCCACTTCTTCTGGTACTGTTTGACTCTgcccatagaatcacagaatatcagggttggaagagacctcaggaggtcatctagtccaaccccctgctcaaagaagggcCAATCCCCAAATCATCACCTTCCATGGATCAGCCCTGTGTCCGCACAGTAAGGATGGCAGCAGGTGGAATGAGCAGGGAACTGAGTAAGCAAGCCCTGTATAGGGCACAGAACTGCTGGAAACTGTGGCTCACGCCCTACACAGGGCTGACGCCCCTCCGCATCcttcctccagccccctcctagctctggctgtggggctggctcgCACACCATGCCACGCCCCCCGTGTCTGTGCACTGATTTGTCTTGTGtgatatttatttgagcattagaaTGAATCCAAACTGGCAACCATGCAGGGCTTAAATGGCATTTCACAGCTCATGCTCTGGGACCCACACTTTTAGAATGATGACATTATGTAAAATTGCTTCCTTTTGTCTTATCTGTAGAGAACCCAATTTGCATTAAAAATAGCCAAGGAAGAGCTATAATGTTAGTGTAGCTTGTTTTAACGTTTATGCTTTCTACGTTAGAACATTACTGCAATGTGGCTGTGACATGCAAAGTACAAACACTCCATTCACAAAGACGAGAATGAAGAGACGGCACATAGCTTTTGCTCACCAGTATAACACTGTGAATAgttttcggagtagcagccgtgttagtctgtatccgcaaaaagaaaaggaggacttgtggcaccttagagactaaccaatttatctgagcataagctttcatgagctgtagccacaagtcctccttttctttttactgtgaaTAGTGCAAAGCATGCGGCTCCCTTCTAGGAAGGCAGGCTACATAAGCAACATTTTCAAACGCACCTAAAActtattttccaaagtgacttaggcactttgttgaagtctcattgaaagtcttGGGCTCCTAAGGACcatattttcaaagatatttagtcacctaaagatgcagctatGCACCCActtggattttaaaaagcacctagtTCCCAAAAGGCTAAATGCCTAACCTGCTCaggtcctttttaaaatctgacaaggcacctagctgcatctttaggcaactacctttgaaaatctggccttaagtcACCTAGGTCTGCATGCAATAAAACAccagcagctggcccatgtcatcTGACTTGGGCACATGGGACTCAGGCTATAAAATTATAGCCTAGACATCTGGGATCTGGCTGGAGCCTGTGCTGTGGGACTCCCCAAGGAGGAAGGGTCCCAGatcttgggctccagcccaagctggaacatctacactgtaattttatGGCCCCATGCAGCCCAAGCCCACatgcccaagtcagctggtatatagacatatccttaggcacttttaaaaattttatccCTTGCACATAATGGGCCTGCTtgaaagcccactgaaataaatagaaaatttccccttgacttcaggggactttggatcaagctgtAAATCACTAATTTCATTAAAGGTGCAGTACACTGGGAATAAAGCACTACCCTGCGGATTTGATTTATAGCTTTCTGATCCTGTTGCTATGCTACTGTTTTCATCTAATATCTTACCTTCAGCGACTTTATTTCTTTTCTCCAAGGGGAGAGGA
This genomic stretch from Lepidochelys kempii isolate rLepKem1 chromosome 12, rLepKem1.hap2, whole genome shotgun sequence harbors:
- the LOC140896323 gene encoding uncharacterized protein; the encoded protein is MKELKAAAPAKQDILRDYLAYYGTKWWEGKLLICNETTIKAKAKHFLESGACPAERFSRFGFYSIAENCLKMKKQQGGNVFKSLIQAFEFLELLCINLFLSPWRKEIKSLKTFTGNFVYSVQSVLPENIVRTVLEKIGYIATTATEYSLVRKINEEETKETAFEIFLARIECETILEMINEVQHSDLGDILQRRAQMHWFHEENKDRESQPFQREDSENLGNKENNEISSCLSAQQKSSTKSEKSFETAGNSKIKDESHFKPAAPMPQLPSAQSTSRLQAHQRQVSESAHSHGKCSDSEDFLNKYSDIVIGQKPIFSENSSQKAFEEKLRGDQSEECVLVISTPLTANEVGPKPLSPGASGPQAFAIFTDATPESRNALDKYRAQEVPEETIEAKISDAMNCIGNPTNPADQPQELKPPSRGNTVVTECNLTREDKVCEVSLSFSKLKIQEASDEELMYPVEETAQPECIMNVNTSDKDSRECNHSKMKYTYPARVQTTNKATFSVGQSSSNLLGNASGGPACPTTGSDNKRLLMDMPGTHATSEGFRYIREPPNLTYIPPRSIYVPPSGPSAITVNCRKSHLQPEGGLLESSSSTDKGKFETHTSNMNETNQEDYVFIMKDGE